The Triticum urartu cultivar G1812 chromosome 6, Tu2.1, whole genome shotgun sequence genome includes the window GGTGTTAGCGTCTTAAAGCAAGCTATAATTGATTTGCTTTTAGATATAATGGTTGAGTGCTGCCAACCTTCAGATGAAAGATCACCATATGGCTCCTCCTCCTCAAGCTCTAAAACTGCTCCTGATTCAAATGGGGCTAGCTCTCCATCAGAGCTCATTGTGGAAGGCGAACAAACAGAATGTGCATGCAGAAATCAGTATGAAACGGCTGAATCTGATACTGTTAATTTTGGGCGTAATCTTGGATTAGAAAATGCAGAGCTAAATGCAAATGAGATGCCTGTCAAGATTCTAGAACAGTCCAGTTATCCTCCAGAGACACCTGCCATCGATCTGCCAGGGGATGAAAGTTCTGATCAAGCTTCTGGGGTATGATTTGAGGGTCCTATCATATTCATCCTCattttcatattttattttaCCAAGTATGCTAACCTGCTGTTTTTTTTTCAGACAAAATGGCCAGACCAGTCAGAGGAACTGTTAGGACTGATTGTTAATTCATTGAAGGCACTAGACTGTGCTGTTCCACATGGATGCCCTGAACCAAGAAAGCGGCCTAAGTCTGTCCAGAAAATTGCACTTGTACTAGAGAAAGCTCCAAAGAAGCTTCAACCTGATTTCATCGCCCTTGTACCAAAGTTGGTTGATGGGTCTGAACACTCACTTGCTTCTTGTGCCCTTTTAGATCATCTTGAAAAGGCAGATGCTGAGCCATCACTGAGGTTACCGGTAAGTTTGGCGCTTTGAACTAATCTTACTTTTTTTGGGTGCCTAATTTCATTTTTGCAAAGAAACATAACAACCATAACTTCTTGGGTGAACAGATGTCTGAATTGCCTGAATATTATGACGCTCATGTCTCTATATTTGTGACCTTAATGTCTCTATATTTGTGAAGATAGCCATCATTCATGATATAGcaggctagtaatatacacaaGTGAGTCTGATATCTACTTTGATTTCTTTTTTCCCATCATGGCAGGTTTTTGGTGCCTTATCCGAGTTAGAATTTGATGCTGATGTCTGGAAACGAGTATCTTTTCATGCACTTGAATTGTTGTCTGATTCAAATGATGAGCCTCTTGTAGCAGCCATTTCATATGTTCTCAAGGCGGCATCACAGTGCCAGCATATTCCTCAAGCTGTATGTTTACCATCGATAAATCTCTTGTTACTTTCTCTATACTTGTATAATCTTTTCATATTACTACTACTAAGTGCACTTACCTTTTTCCCTCCCCAAAGGTTAGAGCTGTTCGATGGAGATTAAAACGTTTGGGTGCTGATGTTCCACCGTGTGTGCTTGAGTTTTTGTCTAAAACGGTGCATAACTGGCCAGATGTAGCTGAAGCATTATTGAAGGATATTGATTCTGAGCCTGAACCTGATAACAGTTGTCTCTCCACGCCTTCTAGTACTTGTAGTAAAGATGGGCTTTCAGCTGAAGGGATGCCTTCTTGGCAAGAGCAAGCTGTACATGGAAGCAATCATCTATCAGATGTTTTTGTACTCATAGAAATGTTATCAGTACCTGGATTATTTGTGGAAGTTGCACGGGTTTTTGAAAGGGCTTTATTGCAAGGGGCCTTTGGGCTGCAGTTAGTAGCCATGGTGTTGGAAAGACGGCATTCTCACAAGTTAAGTTCAAAGTCTGGGGCTGTCGTGTATGATTTACAGAGCAAACAAGTTTTATTAGATGGGCAGTTTGAACCCTCGCCCATCCAAGAAGGTGATTTCACTTCAGTCCTTGCACTTGGTGAGGTATTGTCTCTATCTACCTCAGCGAGGGTCCAAGACTTCGTGCGGATGCTTTATGCCATCATGTTTAAGATCTATGCCGAGGATCATTATAGATGCAGATTTCTGAAGGGCCTTGTTGACCGGGCAACAAATACCTCAGATAACTGCCGAGAAGTTGACATAGATATGGATGTCTTGGTATTTCTTGTTAAGGAGGAGTTTGGAATTGCTAGACCTGTTCTAAACATGATGCGTGAAGCTGCTGAAGTTGCTCAGGCCGATCGTGCTAATCTTTGGCACCAAATATGTGCTACTGAGGATGAGAATATTCGTTTGAGGGAGGAGATGGACATGGAGCAAACTAAATTTACCAATGAAAAAGCTGCATTAGCCCAACGACTAACTGAGTCTGAGGCAACTACAGGACATCTAAGGGTATTTCTTTGTTGTGATTCAGCTGTTGACCTGCCTTTCTTGTTTGTTTCTCAGCTTAACACTTTGTTTATTTTTTAATTGTTGTAGTCTGAACTAAAAGCCGAGAAGGATCGTTATATTCGGGAGAAGAAGGAACTCTCCAGGCAGATGCGGGAGATTGAGAATCAGATGGAATGGGTGCGATCAGAGAAAGACGAGCAAATTGCAAAGCTATCTGCTGATAGGAAGAATCTTCATGATCGTGTTAGTGAAGCAGAGACACAACTATCACAGTTTAAAGCACGGAAACGCGAAGAAATAAAGGTAAGAGttactgtcaaaaacatacaaTACATATTTTTCCTACAAACACACCCTTTAAGCAGTGCCATAAGTGCTAAGATTTCCTACTTTTTCCTAAAATGCATGCCTTGTTGATTAACTCACACTGGCAAAATGCTAGTAGATTTATTCATAGATTTCAAGGGTGTGTTTCTTATTTCAAGATCATATGAAGCAAGTCATGTTGGTATGTTTTGGTATTACTGTTAACTGTTAGAATTTGCCTTGTGATACCATTGGAAATTTCAGTGAGAAAGACAACATTGATGTTTTACGGTTTGCATCCATCTTGTATGCTGCAGAAAGTAACTACTGAGAAGAATACATTGGCAGAGAGGCTGAAGAATGCTGAAGCTTCAAGGAAACGATTTGATGATGAATTAAAACGACATGCAGCTGAAACACAGGCTCGCGAAGAGATTAGAAAATCACTTGAGGCTGAAGTAAGGAGGCTGACACATGAAGTTGGACAAACCGAGggagaaaagaaagaaaaagaagatCAAATTTCTCGCTGCGAAGCTTACATTGATGGAATGGAGTCAAAATTGCAAGTTTGCCAGGTTCGCGACCTTGCTAGTTTCAAAAATAGATAATTTCATATTCTCCAATGTTCCAGAGATATACTTTTGAGCTAAGCTATGAAATATCATTACAGTGTTCTGGTAGAAAAAAAAATACGCACAATGGAGTTGATTTTCCTATGATACTGTCATAAAAACAAGGTAGACGAGGATAGAATAAGTAACATGTGAAACCATTGTTGGAAAGTAATCATCTTTAAATTTAAATTGTAACCATGCATAGATAAAACTGGGTGGCCCTACTATGATACTGCCATAAAACAAAGTAGGCAAGGGTAGAATAAGTAACACGTAAAGCCATTTTTAAGGTGTAATCGTCTTGGAATTTTGAATTGTATCCATGCATAGATCAAATTGGGAGCTCTACTTTTTCCGGGGTGCCAGTTTACAATGTTTTAAATTATTTATTTTCCGTTTCTGATAAGTTTTACCTATAGTTTGCATGTTTACAAAATTGTTGGGACCCTGATATGTGATATGGACAGATGCAGTAATAACTAGTGAGCCAAACACCAACTAAGGAAGTGTGGCGTGCCGAAGTTAACGCAGCAAACTTAGGGCACCAAACTGAACACCTATATCGTCACTATTTATATATTAGAAATTTTGCATCAAAACATTACTGCATGTTGTATTTACTATTGTATCTTGTTATTGCAGCAATATATTCGTACTCTGGAAACATCACTTCAAGAAGAGATGGCTCGGCATGCCCCACTGTATGGTGTCGGCGTGGAAGCTTTGTCACTGGAGGAGCTTGAGACCCTTGCAAACATCCACGAGCAGAGTTTGAGACAGATCCATACAATCAGGCAAAGGAAAGGCAGCAGCCATCTCTTGAGTGTCCCTGGCTTGTTCCCCTCGTCTTCGATGGCTGTTGGGCCGCCTTCCTCATTGATCCACACGTCCTCCATAGCACCTAATGGCGTGGGTACCCATGGAAACGGGCACATGAACAATGCGGTGGACCGCTGGTTCAATCAAACCTAGCCACGAGATGCAACTGCAAGCGGAAGGCCCGAAGATGTCCATTTTGTGCATTGGTCTGATAGATCCCATTCACCAGCTGCCGAGCAATCTGGCGTGGCAGCCTTTTTTGTTCTTGCCTTTCCGTTTGGCTTCTCGCTTTGTATTCTGGAGTGGTAGTGCTGTCGGCTCGAGATGTCATGGGCGCCCGTCAAGGGGCTCCATGTGGAATAAGCTGTAATAACAAAGAGATCCGATGGAACTATCAGGTGCAAGTGGAAGCTATGGAAATGGTTGATATCACCCATTGCTTGATTATTTTGAAAAGCACTGGGATTCCTGTCTCCCTTCATTTTCGTTTCAAAAAGGTGCAACATCAGTACGTGTTTCATGTTTACATCTATTGTTGTGTTGGGCCTGGTAGATACACATTGGCGCTAGAATTTTCCTTTTGCTGCATTGGGATTTGAGAGAATCATACATACAACAGAGATCAAAGGTGCTGTTTTTTAGGGGATTTTGTCTTCTTAATTGAATGGAACTTTAGAGCATCCAAACCACTTAGGGCTAATTCTTGTGTTTGATTCTCTCAGAATCTTTGACCCCTTTCCAACTTCTCTCAAAATCTTTAACCCTCATTTTGTTTTTGACAATCCTGCCTATTTAGACCCTATAACCAGCTAGAATTGTCAAACGACGAGGGTTGAAAATTCTGGGAGAAGCTGGGGTCTAACTAGTTAGGATTGTCAAATGAATGAGGGTTGAAGATTCTGGGAGAAGCTGGGTCTAACTAGCTAGGATTGTCAGACGAACAAGGGTTGAAGATTCTGGGCAAAGTTGGGAGGGATTCAATTTGGGTCTAACTAGTTAGGATTGTCAGACGAACAAGAGTTGAAGATTCTGGGCGAAGTTGGGAGGGATTCAATTATGGGAGTCGAGCAAAAGAACTTGCCCTTATTGGGGCTATACAATAACACTTTTTTAGTTATTGGGATGAATGCTCTAGCAGATCCTCAATAAACTGACCTCACTAACTAATACTCTCTCCATCCTAAAATAAATGTCTCAACCTTAGTACAGTTTTATACAgaagttagtataaagttgagacatttattttgggacagagggagtatgacATATAAGACCCACTTATCATTCAACCAGCAATGGTGGTCTGGCgggcagactaaggcatagcctagtggtggaaAGGGGCTGATGTCTTCCCACCCACCCTGGTttaaggcatggtacttgcaatttaggtttgttgcaccaattatactgtagggggttctcttacagtctttctgtcaaaaaaaaaTGGTGGTCTGGCGGTTTGTGGCAGCGCACTGACATGGCAGTATTGGGTGAATCGGAAGACTTGCCAGTTTTTCTTGCCCAACTCCCTTTAGTAAACCAAAATTATTGAGGAAAGTGGAGCTGCTGAAGATGCTCAGTAAGAGCATTTACAACAGTGATGAGCTAATTCGGCCCCTTCAATGCCCGTGGACGCGTCTGGGCGCGTCCGGGGGCACTGACCAGACACGCCTCATATTTCATTCTTTATATCTGCATATCTCATATCCGGCACCCTATATCCATACTATACTTGCAACGTGAGCTACTTTACGTGATCAAACAATGGGCAAGAAAATCGGGTGCAAACGGACAACAAAATCGGGTGCAAACGGACTACAAAATCAGCTCTAAATAGACATTAAATGAGCTTGACATCATCCAAAAGATCATCTGAGTTCGTCGCCGGACAAGTTCTTAAACACCAACAACTAAAAATGATATAAACATAAGAGGGGTGCGGGATCACCACTTCCGCATCGAACCTTTGCCCTTCCGGTCGTCGGTACAGTTGTAGGCGTCCGCGGCTGGTGGAGGATCTAGGTCGTCGTCCTTGGAGGTGGAGCTGTCGTCatcagaggaggaggaggaggatagGACGATCAACCCCTTCGTCCGGCGGACGACCTTGTCTTGCTGCCGCTTCAGCTTGGCGAGCCGAGCTGCCTCCGCCGTTGCCTTCTTCGCCTCCTGCTCCGACTGCTCTACAGTTAGCCGGAGGACCGTTGCGTTCTTCCACCGAAGGCGGTGAGCGTCCGTCTCCGCCGTCGTGAGCGACCAACGGCAGACCCATGCGAGGAGGCATCCCGCAGCGACGACGCACAGACCGAGACCGCTCCGCCGCTTCCCTCTTCCTTGCCCGTTGCCTCTCGCGGCAGGCGGCACGCGCCTTCGATTCCGGAGTGCGCATGCAAGCCGGCCGCGCAGGGACTAGCACCTACCATTACCCGCGTGGAGGAGCGGCCGGCgaggtgaaagtgcgttatatcgactagaggagggtgaataggcgatttttatgaattcttcactaaggaatttgctGGTAAGGAAATTCCTGAGAGATGAGGAAATAAAAGGGTTGAGGAATtggaaccagttagctcggtgaagataatgagttggtagaccagttccaactgctgtgacagttgtacgtctggttagggcggctaggtatttaaacctaaggacacacagtcccggacacccagccctgaacacgcagctcaggaaacttagtcctcaccgtattccccttgagctaaggtcacacagacctcgcccaatcactcgtggtaagtcttcaggtgacttccaaaccttcacagactcggtcacttggcgatccacaatttcctcttgaatGCTCTaaaccatgacgcctaaccgtctgtaagatgcacagtcttcaaaggtaacaagcgtcggatccacgcaggatcaatcccttcagtgatgctcaatcactttgggtttgtaggtgtttgggtttgggttttcctcacttgattattttcactcaaagtcctcggaggatgggatgctctcaaatgacaagtgtcagtttctctcggagcaacCAACCAGCTAGTgattgtagggggcggctatttatagcctagggagtagcccgacatgataagacataaatgcccttcaatgatatgaccgttaggtgggtagatattttgggatagctggcgcatagcacaacaacggttggaattttgagtatcaaattcctcagggctatcatgttcctcactatgtctgcaatccgcactggcgaattcctaactcctcagtcagaacaaattcctcagagaccagaagaacttcgtctctgtcactgaagaaatttgactgaactgtatgagatttccaatggcttcactcgaagggattggtagatgtaggatttgagttgagcatcacttggaaatttttccttagtatttcctcgaccccctttaacagtacgatgtttcctatgactcaagaaagagaaaaagaaacttcgaaaacaaaagtcttcacgcttcatgttcctcgaatgaatacaaagtcttcaggatcacaccaatttcttcactttcaaagtcttcagaaagtcttcagaaatccagagtcttcagtcgaagaacttcatagGGGTCGACTTtatctgtaaatatcaaactcctcatagacttatagacctgtgtacactcacaaacacatcagtcccttaacctataagtcttcaatacaccaaaatcactaaggggcactcgatgcacttacaatctccccctttttggtgattgatgacaatataggttaagttttcaacggggataaacatatgatgtgtaaatactgatattgaggaatttgattgcaagatatagaagaacccCCCCTGAAggtgtgcatagtgaggaattagcttttgaagcaatgcacactttgAAGAGTAGGATCATGGAGAccccccctatatcttgtaatccATACACACattaatatgaagaatttgaaatgcatgatgaaatatggtgactgatgtaattgaGCATGtgtgcattaacatatatgaggaataagcatgcagaagaacacatcaaaagtatcagaccaccatcgggtttaagtttacaactcgatgcaacaaagtcttcaaaagaacaagagttgtaacttagaaaaaaacgcccatatagatagacccgcttgaagactaactcaaatttctccccctttgtcatcgactGACCAAGATCGAAAATgatgactaacgcccctgaagaatatcaagttgatggaggagcgcgcgcgttgttggggtcgtttgttgttGTAGGGCCTACCGCAGTGTCATCCAAGTCTTCATGCTCATCGGTTtcgcgtgatgaagaatatgagctggccaccaaggaaggaactttAGTCTTCTCGAATTTCTTCGCCGGTGGCGGCTGAGACCATTCAAAGTCCTGCTTGAAACCCATTTGCTTCAGATcatcttcaccatacagatgtgacaaaacagcccaggtgcgaccgcagacttcatggaggtagtaatggttcttcttcactgcattgtgtgtagcagtcatgttgtgaagaattgaaccaaactgatgcttaacccatttgtggtttcgatccaccttctggagAAGACTAAGAAGaagctcacggtcagtcatcacccTGGGAGCTGTGACTTGAGGATTTGGCTTTGATACATTAGCGGCAGAATCATGAGTAGCAGaatcatcattggtggagtaagatgcagctttgcgaaactgatcatccaatggacgaatgccttcatcaataattGCAGTAGCCTTGCACTTTTCATCAGATGAGGAAAATGTCCTCTTGAGGACTTCTATTCGGGGCAGGTAACTGACATGATTCTGAAAATCAACCTTGTAGTTGACTGAAGACCTagttctgaggaatctcataatccagggagcgtaaggcttcaaactcaaacggagagagggcaacatttgccagagtcctcatgaagaaatcatggtagttgataggaatgccatgtatgatattgaatagcagattcttcatgatgccaacaacttcttcatcatttgaatcgtggcctttgatgaaggaaatattccctagaggcaataataaagttattatttatttccttatttcatgataaatgtttattattcatgctagaattgtattaaccggaaacatgatacatgtatgaatacatagacaaacatagtgtcactagtatgcctctacttgactagctcgttggtcaaagatggttatgtttcctaaccatagacatgagttgtcatttgattaacgggatcaaatcattaggagaatgatgtgattgacttgacccattccgttagcttagcacttgatcgtttagtttgttgctattgctttcttcatgacttatacatgttcctatgactatgagattatgcaactcccgtttaccgaaggaacactttatgtgctaccaaacgtcacaacataactaggtgattataaaggtgctctacatgtgtctccaaaggttcttgttgggttggcgtatttcgagattaggatttgtcactccgattgtcggagaggtatctctgggcccactcggtaatgcacatcactataaaccttgcaagcattgtaactaatgagttagttgcgggatgatgtattatggaacaagtaaagagacttgccgttaacgagattgaactaggtattgagataccgacgatcgaatctcgggcaaataacataccgatgacaaagggaacaaacgtatgttgttatgcggtttgaccgataaagatcttcgtagaatatgtaggagccaatatgggcatccaggttccgctattggttattgaccagagaagtgtctcggtcatgtctacatagttctcgaacccgtagggtccgcacgcttaatgttcgttgatgatatagtattatatgagttatgtatgttggtgaccgaatgttgttcggagtcccggatgagatcacggacatgacgaggagcttcggaatggtccggaggtaaagattcatatattggatgatatggttaggccaaggggtcaggcccacggggctataagtcggtgcaaaaggagttttgcggaggccagggggccaaacgccggagaccctggcgtctggccctgggccagatgccgaggcccatggcgtctgggccagacACCAAGGATTGTGGCatttggtcctggagtccgagtgggactcttgcctttcgggcaaaaccgactttgaggaggcttttgctccaagttttgaccccagggctcaatatataaatagaggggcagggctagcaccaaagacacatcaagaaacaccaagccgtgtgccggcaaccccgtcccctctagtttatcctctgtcatagttttcgtagtgcttaggcaaagccctgcggatattgttcttcaccaacaccgtcaccacgccgtcgtgctgccagaactcatctactacttcgcccctcttgctggatcgagaaggcgaggacgtcactgagccgaacatgtgcagaactcggaggtcccgtgctttcggtacttggatcggtcggatcgtgaagacgtacgactacatcaaccgcgttgatataacgcttccgcgaacggtctacgagggtacgtagacaacactctctcctctcgttgctatgcatcaccatgatcctgcgtgtgcgtaggatttttttgaaatcactacgttcccc containing:
- the LOC125513623 gene encoding uncharacterized protein LOC125513623, producing the protein MKPTTVSPPAAAPATDDPSPSHSDPASATFSVERRGDASASCRWTLPDFPRTRARTFYSRYFEVGGFDCRLLLYPRGDTQSLPGYLSLYLQVLDPKTPSSSSSSTTTTTSSKWDCFLSYRLSVVHPSDNSKSLARDSWHRFSSKKRSHGWCDFAPSAAASFLLPPHDSLVIAADISVLSETASFSEADGRFTWKVFNFSLFREMIRTQKIMSPAFFPAAAAAGGSDCGLRISVYQSNVSGAEHLSVCLEGKEPVVQATSASSASALAATSAGSGVPDADRGCWCLFRVSILNQKPGGSHIHRDSYGRFGADSASLGWGDYLKMDEFLAADGGYLFDGAVVFNASVHVIKESNSFTRSLPPVAGISGAGGGRSGTRKSDGHFGKFVWRIENFTRLKELLKKRKITGLCIKSRRFQVGNRDCRLIVYPRGQSQPPCHLSVFLEVTDPRNTTSEWTCFVSHRLSVINQKGEEKSIMKESQNRYSKSAKDWGWREFLTLTSLFDQDAGFLVQDTVVFSAEVLILKETATMQELSDEDSEICSSSSGYQIDTLPKHPSFTWKVENFLSFKEIMETRKIFSKYFQAGGCELRIGVYESFDTMCIYLESDQSSGVDPDKNFWVHYKMAILNQKNSLKTVCKESSICTKTWNNSVLQFMKVSDILDPEAGFLVRDTIVFVCEIIDCCPWFDFSDLEVFASDDDQDELSTDPDELIESEDSDDMSGDEEDMFRNLLSRAGFSLTYGDNYTQPQVTLREKILTDASAIAGFLTGLRVYLDNPAKVKRMLLPAKVSTKGGGKKDSSKCDSSSTSLINLLMGVSVLKQAIIDLLLDIMVECCQPSDERSPYGSSSSSSKTAPDSNGASSPSELIVEGEQTECACRNQYETAESDTVNFGRNLGLENAELNANEMPVKILEQSSYPPETPAIDLPGDESSDQASGTKWPDQSEELLGLIVNSLKALDCAVPHGCPEPRKRPKSVQKIALVLEKAPKKLQPDFIALVPKLVDGSEHSLASCALLDHLEKADAEPSLRLPVFGALSELEFDADVWKRVSFHALELLSDSNDEPLVAAISYVLKAASQCQHIPQAVRAVRWRLKRLGADVPPCVLEFLSKTVHNWPDVAEALLKDIDSEPEPDNSCLSTPSSTCSKDGLSAEGMPSWQEQAVHGSNHLSDVFVLIEMLSVPGLFVEVARVFERALLQGAFGLQLVAMVLERRHSHKLSSKSGAVVYDLQSKQVLLDGQFEPSPIQEGDFTSVLALGEVLSLSTSARVQDFVRMLYAIMFKIYAEDHYRCRFLKGLVDRATNTSDNCREVDIDMDVLVFLVKEEFGIARPVLNMMREAAEVAQADRANLWHQICATEDENIRLREEMDMEQTKFTNEKAALAQRLTESEATTGHLRSELKAEKDRYIREKKELSRQMREIENQMEWVRSEKDEQIAKLSADRKNLHDRVSEAETQLSQFKARKREEIKKVTTEKNTLAERLKNAEASRKRFDDELKRHAAETQAREEIRKSLEAEVRRLTHEVGQTEGEKKEKEDQISRCEAYIDGMESKLQVCQQYIRTLETSLQEEMARHAPLYGVGVEALSLEELETLANIHEQSLRQIHTIRQRKGSSHLLSVPGLFPSSSMAVGPPSSLIHTSSIAPNGVGTHGNGHMNNAVDRWFNQT